One Clostridium novyi NT genomic window carries:
- a CDS encoding MarR family winged helix-turn-helix transcriptional regulator — MSQLYRKSSSVLSKKFSKYGIGYGQYMFLIVLYKQDGINQEEISERLNIYKGTTARAIKKLEEAGFVKRCRDEKDKRAYKVYLTDKAKDIEEEFFNILDEWDNELVKGITEEEILQTIEVLKSICKNQSTNWEE, encoded by the coding sequence ATTTCGCAATTATATAGAAAAAGTAGTTCGGTATTAAGCAAAAAATTTAGTAAGTATGGTATAGGTTATGGTCAATATATGTTTCTTATTGTGCTATATAAACAAGATGGAATAAATCAAGAAGAAATCTCTGAAAGGTTAAATATATATAAGGGAACTACTGCAAGAGCTATAAAGAAGTTAGAGGAAGCTGGATTTGTAAAAAGATGTAGAGATGAAAAAGATAAAAGAGCATATAAAGTGTATTTAACAGATAAAGCTAAAGATATTGAAGAAGAATTTTTTAATATATTAGATGAATGGGATAACGAGTTAGTTAAAGGAATTACAGAAGAAGAAATATTGCAAACTATAGAAGTATTAAAGAGTATTTGCAAAAATCAAAGTACAAATTGGGAGGAATAA
- a CDS encoding IS1182-like element ISCno1 family transposase (programmed frameshift) yields MLTNNERKQNQLELVYIENLVPENHILRKIDKYIDFSFIRDLTKDLYCADNGRPSVDPVVLFKMLFIGYLFGIRSERQLVKEIQVNVAYRWFLGYGLTDKIPSHSTISQNRTKRFSNTNIHQEIFDNIVFQAINRNLVDGKILYTDSTHLKANANKHKFIKKEITKSTKEYFDELENDINKDRINHNKKPLKKKTKIAETKEIKVSTTDPDSGYMVRDGKPKGFFYLDHRTVDGKYNIITDVHVTPGNINDVDPYVKRIETQIEKFNFNTKYLVADAGYSTNPICKQISDKNYQGVFGFRLGPHVKGKYTKYRFQYVKELDGYVCINNCFLKYRTTTREGYKEYLSNAEHCAYCKYKNNCLTSDKSINRTIRRHVWEDYKDQIFSFTKTEKGKSIYKRRKEKIERSFADSKELHGLRYCRMRGIKNVSEQCLLTAAVQNMKKIAMVLSHYFLCTLIQIYSKLTYIINIFRMLSHKRILA; encoded by the exons ATGCTTACTAATAATGAAAGAAAACAAAATCAATTAGAACTAGTTTATATAGAAAATTTAGTACCTGAAAATCACATACTTAGAAAGATAGATAAATACATAGACTTTTCATTTATAAGAGATTTAACTAAGGATTTATATTGTGCTGATAATGGCAGACCATCAGTGGATCCAGTTGTATTATTTAAAATGCTTTTTATAGGATACCTATTCGGTATACGTTCAGAGCGTCAGCTTGTAAAAGAAATCCAGGTAAATGTAGCTTACAGATGGTTTTTAGGATATGGACTTACTGATAAAATACCAAGTCATTCCACTATAAGCCAGAATAGAACAAAAAGATTTAGTAATACAAATATACATCAAGAAATATTTGATAATATTGTATTTCAAGCTATTAATAGAAACTTGGTTGATGGCAAAATTCTATATACTGATTCTACTCACTTAAAAGCTAACGCTAATAAACATAAATTTATTAAAAAAGAAATAACTAAATCCACAAAGGAATACTTTGATGAATTAGAGAATGACATTAATAAAGATAGAATTAATCATAATAAAAAGCCTCTAAAAAAAAAGACTAAAATAGCTGAAACTAAGGAAATAAAAGTAAGTACAACTGATCCAGACAGTGGATATATGGTTAGAGATGGAAAACCTAAAGGCTTTTTTTATTTAGATCATAGAACTGTTGACGGAAAGTATAATATTATAACAGACGTTCATGTTACTCCCGGGAATATAAACGATGTAGATCCTTATGTTAAAAGAATAGAAACTCAAATAGAAAAGTTTAATTTTAATACAAAATATTTAGTAGCAGATGCCGGATATTCTACGAATCCTATTTGTAAACAAATTTCAGACAAAAATTATCAAGGTGTTTTTGGGTTCCGTTTAGGACCCCATGTTAAAGGAAAATATACAAAATATAGATTTCAGTATGTTAAAGAATTAGATGGATATGTGTGTATTAATAATTGCTTTTTAAAATATAGAACTACTACGAGGGAAGGTTATAAAGAATATTTAAGTAATGCGGAGCATTGTGCTTATTGCAAATATAAAAATAATTGCTTAACATCTGATAAATCCATTAATAGAACTATACGTCGTCATGTTTGGGAAGACTATAAAGATCAAATTTTTAGCTTTACTA AAACAGAAAAAGGTAAAAGTATTTACAAACGACGTAAAGAAAAGATTGAGCGTAGCTTTGCTGATTCAAAAGAATTACATGGGCTACGTTATTGTCGCATGCGAGGAATTAAAAATGTTTCTGAGCAGTGCCTACTTACAGCGGCAGTTCAGAATATGAAAAAGATAGCCATGGTGCTATCGCATTATTTTTTGTGTACATTAATTCAAATTTATTCCAAA